A stretch of Sinorhizobium meliloti DNA encodes these proteins:
- a CDS encoding 5'-nucleotidase C-terminal domain-containing protein, translating into MIRHMRTGLFAASLLALSSGAAFADYELNILHINDLHSRIESINKFDSTCSAEEEGKNECFGGVARLKTLIDQKRQELTGKNVLLLNAGDNFQGSLFFTTYKGATEAEFLNLMKFDAMTVGNHEFDEAEDGLASFLDKVAFPVVTANVLPSHKSKIGDRIKPSIVLDVGGQKIGIVGAVANDTPELSSVGPDILIGEDVATITSAIEEVKKQGVNKIIALTHVGYPRDLAAIAKIPDVDVVVGGHSHSLLSNTDEKAEGPYPTMVDNPGGYKVPVVQAGSYSKYLGDLVVTFDDSGVVKAAKGDPILVDSSVKPDEAVVARVKELAKPIEELRSKVIAKTEAPIDGSRETCRAKECEMGSLVADAMLDRVKGQGVTVAITNGGGLRASIDGGDVTMGEVITVLPFQNTLSTFQLKGSDIRAALENGLSQVEEGGGRFPQVAGLKYSFDRSKPAGSRLVSVEVKEGDAFAALDPEKTYSLVSNNFMRGGGDGYAVFKDKGENAYDYGPGLETVLADYLAAHQPFKPYTDGRIAEVAAAPEASPSAAPEPEAAAKPAEGGTAAPAPEPSAEAAAAAEGPRKHVIVRGDTLWDLAQSFYGSGTEWKRISSANGDPAPRALEIGRELEIPAE; encoded by the coding sequence ATGATCAGACACATGCGGACGGGCCTCTTTGCCGCTTCCCTTCTCGCGCTCTCGTCGGGCGCAGCTTTTGCCGATTATGAATTGAACATCCTGCACATCAACGACCTTCATTCGCGCATCGAATCGATCAACAAGTTCGATTCGACCTGCTCGGCCGAGGAAGAGGGCAAGAACGAGTGCTTCGGAGGCGTCGCCCGCCTCAAGACGCTGATAGACCAGAAGCGCCAGGAACTGACGGGCAAGAACGTGCTTCTGCTCAACGCCGGCGACAACTTCCAGGGCTCGCTCTTCTTCACCACCTACAAGGGCGCCACCGAAGCGGAATTCCTCAACCTGATGAAGTTCGACGCGATGACCGTCGGCAACCACGAGTTCGACGAAGCCGAAGACGGCCTTGCCAGCTTCCTCGACAAGGTCGCTTTCCCGGTCGTCACCGCCAATGTGCTGCCGAGCCACAAGTCGAAGATCGGCGACCGGATCAAGCCGTCGATCGTGCTCGATGTCGGCGGGCAGAAGATCGGCATCGTCGGCGCAGTGGCCAACGACACGCCGGAGCTCTCGTCGGTCGGGCCGGACATCCTCATCGGCGAGGACGTGGCAACCATCACCAGCGCGATCGAAGAGGTCAAAAAGCAGGGCGTCAACAAGATCATCGCGCTCACCCATGTCGGCTACCCGCGAGACCTCGCGGCGATCGCCAAGATCCCGGACGTCGACGTGGTGGTCGGCGGCCACTCCCACAGCCTGCTTTCCAACACCGACGAAAAGGCCGAAGGCCCATACCCGACGATGGTCGACAATCCCGGGGGCTACAAGGTGCCGGTGGTACAGGCCGGCTCCTACAGCAAATATCTCGGCGATCTCGTGGTGACGTTCGACGACAGCGGCGTGGTCAAGGCCGCCAAGGGCGACCCGATCCTCGTCGATTCCTCCGTAAAGCCGGACGAGGCCGTGGTCGCGCGCGTCAAGGAACTCGCCAAGCCCATCGAAGAGTTGCGGTCGAAAGTGATTGCCAAAACCGAGGCGCCGATCGACGGATCGCGCGAGACCTGCCGCGCCAAGGAGTGCGAGATGGGCAGCCTCGTGGCCGACGCGATGCTCGATCGCGTCAAGGGCCAGGGCGTGACGGTCGCCATCACCAACGGCGGCGGCTTGCGCGCTTCGATCGACGGCGGCGACGTGACGATGGGCGAAGTCATCACCGTCCTGCCCTTCCAGAACACGCTTTCCACCTTCCAGCTGAAGGGCTCCGACATCCGCGCAGCCCTGGAAAACGGGCTCAGCCAGGTCGAAGAAGGCGGCGGGCGCTTCCCGCAGGTCGCGGGCCTCAAATATTCCTTCGATCGTTCGAAGCCCGCCGGCAGCCGCCTCGTCAGCGTCGAGGTCAAGGAGGGCGACGCCTTCGCAGCACTCGATCCGGAAAAGACCTATTCGCTGGTCAGCAACAATTTCATGCGCGGCGGCGGCGATGGGTATGCGGTCTTCAAGGACAAGGGCGAGAACGCCTATGACTACGGCCCGGGCCTCGAAACCGTGCTTGCGGACTATCTTGCGGCGCATCAGCCGTTCAAGCCCTACACCGACGGCCGCATAGCAGAAGTGGCTGCCGCGCCGGAAGCGTCGCCGAGCGCTGCACCGGAGCCGGAAGCCGCCGCAAAGCCGGCCGAAGGCGGAACGGCCGCCCCAGCCCCGGAGCCTTCGGCCGAGGCAGCGGCCGCAGCCGAAGGTCCGCGCAAGCACGTCATCGTCCGGGGCGACACGCTGTGGGACCTCGCCCAGTCCTTCTACGGCAGCGGCACCGAATGGAAGCGGATATCGTCGGCCAATGGCGATCCGGCGCCGCGGGCGCTCGAAATCGGCCGCGAGCTGGAGATCCCGGCCGAGTAA
- a CDS encoding homospermidine synthase — protein MADTTYPVYGEITGPIVMIGFGSIGHGTLPLIERHFKYDKNRLIVVEPREDAKDTEIFVRHGVRHVRAAVTRDNYKELLKPLLTEGGGQGFCVNLSVDTSSLDIIKLCRKLDVLYVDTVIEPWLGFYFDAEMDNAARTNYALRETVRREKEKNPGGTTAVSTCGANPGMVSWFVKKALLNLADDLGLKYEEPHQDDREGWAKLMKKAGVKGVHIAERDTQRAKHPKPLNVFWNTWSVEGFISEGLQPAELGWGTHENWMPKNAKKHKKGCKAAIYLEQPGANTRVRSWCPTPGPQYGFLVTHNESISIADFFTVRDKDGEVSYRPTCHYAYHPANDAVLSLHEMFGNGGKAQPELHVLDEHELVDGVDELGVLLYGHAKNAYWYGSRLSLEETRRIAPYQNATGLQVTSAVLAGMVWALENPKAGIVEADEMDYKRCLEVQMPYLGPVEGHYTDWTPLDGRPGLFPEDIDTKDPWQFRNILVR, from the coding sequence ATGGCAGACACCACCTACCCGGTTTACGGTGAGATCACCGGCCCGATCGTGATGATCGGCTTCGGTTCGATCGGTCACGGCACCCTGCCGCTGATCGAGCGCCACTTCAAATACGACAAGAACCGGTTGATCGTGGTGGAGCCCCGTGAGGATGCCAAGGACACGGAGATCTTCGTGCGCCACGGCGTGCGTCACGTGCGCGCGGCCGTCACCAGGGACAACTACAAGGAACTGCTGAAGCCGCTTTTGACCGAAGGCGGCGGCCAGGGCTTCTGCGTCAATCTCTCGGTCGACACCTCTTCGCTCGACATCATCAAACTCTGCCGCAAGCTCGACGTGCTCTACGTCGACACGGTCATCGAGCCCTGGCTCGGCTTCTACTTCGACGCGGAAATGGACAATGCCGCGCGCACGAACTACGCGCTGCGCGAAACCGTTCGCCGCGAAAAGGAAAAGAACCCGGGCGGCACGACCGCCGTTTCGACCTGCGGCGCCAATCCCGGCATGGTTTCCTGGTTCGTCAAGAAGGCCCTCCTCAACCTCGCCGACGATCTCGGACTGAAATACGAGGAACCGCACCAGGACGACCGTGAAGGCTGGGCGAAGCTGATGAAGAAAGCGGGCGTCAAGGGCGTCCACATCGCCGAGCGCGATACCCAGCGCGCGAAGCACCCGAAGCCGCTCAATGTATTCTGGAACACCTGGTCGGTCGAAGGCTTCATTTCCGAAGGGTTGCAGCCGGCCGAACTCGGCTGGGGCACCCACGAGAACTGGATGCCGAAGAACGCCAAGAAGCACAAGAAGGGCTGCAAGGCGGCGATCTACCTGGAGCAGCCCGGTGCCAACACCCGCGTGCGCAGCTGGTGCCCGACGCCCGGCCCGCAATACGGCTTCCTCGTCACTCACAACGAATCGATCTCGATCGCCGACTTCTTCACCGTCCGCGACAAGGACGGCGAGGTCTCCTACCGCCCGACCTGCCACTACGCCTATCATCCGGCCAACGATGCCGTTCTCTCGCTGCACGAGATGTTCGGCAACGGCGGCAAGGCGCAGCCGGAACTGCACGTCCTGGACGAGCATGAGCTCGTAGACGGGGTCGACGAGCTCGGCGTGCTGCTCTACGGCCATGCCAAGAATGCCTACTGGTACGGCTCGCGTCTCTCGCTGGAAGAAACCCGCCGCATCGCGCCCTACCAGAACGCCACCGGCCTGCAGGTCACGAGCGCCGTTCTTGCCGGCATGGTCTGGGCTCTTGAAAACCCGAAGGCCGGCATCGTCGAAGCCGACGAGATGGACTACAAGCGCTGCCTGGAAGTGCAGATGCCTTATCTCGGCCCCGTCGAGGGGCACTACACCGACTGGACACCGCTCGATGGGCGCCCGGGCCTTTTCCCGGAAGACATCGACACGAAGGACCCCTGGCAGTTCAGGAACATTCTCGTCCGCTGA
- a CDS encoding sensor domain-containing diguanylate cyclase: protein MTGDHLKALMGLQAATPVLIALYDPHDRLRYANEAFRSAYHVGEDEAPTWAEIMRRNHAAGRGTVLKTDDLEAWIAATVHRRGKVPFRTVETDLHDGRWLWMTETVDQKGWMLCIAVDITDVRAGERKLRQDRDFALRASQVDELTSVPNRRYTMERLNEFIRNCAENPHMWGCVAIIDIDYFKAINDRYGHHRGDEVLLDFARQMQEFVRRSDCFGRIGGEEFMLILPDTTVGEANLILDRLLDKIRNARPLSNIPEFFYTCSVGLAEYREGDSVGDIYSRADEALYIAKREGRDRVKRHTLPGSDREFSPDQTP, encoded by the coding sequence GTGACTGGTGATCACCTCAAGGCCCTGATGGGCCTGCAAGCCGCAACACCGGTGTTGATCGCGCTCTATGATCCGCATGATCGACTGCGCTACGCCAATGAAGCCTTTCGGTCCGCCTATCACGTCGGGGAAGACGAGGCGCCGACCTGGGCGGAGATCATGCGTCGCAACCATGCCGCGGGCAGGGGCACCGTCCTCAAGACCGACGACCTCGAGGCCTGGATCGCCGCTACGGTCCACAGGCGCGGCAAGGTGCCGTTCCGCACCGTCGAGACCGATCTCCACGACGGCCGCTGGCTTTGGATGACGGAGACCGTGGACCAGAAAGGCTGGATGCTCTGCATCGCCGTTGACATTACGGACGTACGCGCAGGGGAGCGCAAGCTTCGCCAGGACCGCGATTTCGCCCTGCGTGCCTCGCAGGTGGACGAACTCACCAGCGTGCCCAACCGGCGTTATACGATGGAGAGACTCAATGAGTTCATCCGCAACTGCGCCGAGAACCCGCACATGTGGGGATGCGTGGCGATCATCGACATCGACTATTTCAAGGCGATCAACGATCGCTACGGCCATCACCGGGGCGACGAAGTGCTGCTCGACTTCGCCCGCCAGATGCAGGAGTTCGTCCGGCGCTCCGATTGCTTCGGTCGTATCGGGGGCGAGGAATTCATGCTGATCCTGCCGGACACCACCGTGGGCGAAGCGAATCTCATCCTCGACAGGCTGCTGGACAAGATCCGCAACGCCAGGCCGCTCTCGAACATACCGGAGTTCTTCTACACCTGTTCGGTGGGGCTTGCTGAGTATCGCGAGGGCGACAGCGTCGGCGACATCTATTCACGCGCGGACGAGGCGCTTTACATCGCCAAGCGTGAAGGGCGCGATCGCGTCAAGCGTCATACGCTGCCCGGATCAGACCGTGAGTTCAGCCCGGATCAGACCCCTTAG
- the hemH gene encoding ferrochelatase translates to MDANTEHPAVGYGKLGVLLVNLGTPDGTDVTSMRRYLREFLSDRRVIEWSRLFWYPILYGIVLNTRPRKVGKAYELIWNKDLNESWLRTYTRNQAALMAEAFGGQPQVVVDWAMRYGQPSIASRIEALQKAGCERILVFPLYPQYAAATTATVNDKAFEALLKMRWQPALRTVPPYHDDPVYIDALATSINKHLATLDWEPELVLASFHGIPKSYFEKGDPYYCQCQKTARLLREKLGWPQDRLQVTFQSRFGPEEWLQPYTDATVERLAKEGVKRIAVINPGFVSDCLETLEEIAGQAAESFHHNGGEKFAHIPCLNDSPEGMAVLNHVVRRELEGWL, encoded by the coding sequence ATGGATGCGAACACCGAACACCCCGCCGTCGGCTACGGGAAGCTGGGCGTGCTCCTGGTAAATCTCGGCACGCCGGACGGCACCGACGTGACCTCCATGCGCCGCTATCTCAGGGAGTTCCTGAGCGACAGGCGCGTGATCGAATGGTCGCGTCTCTTCTGGTATCCGATCCTCTACGGCATCGTGCTCAACACCCGGCCGCGCAAGGTCGGCAAGGCCTACGAGCTCATCTGGAACAAGGACCTGAACGAAAGCTGGCTCAGGACCTACACGCGCAACCAGGCGGCACTGATGGCCGAGGCCTTTGGCGGCCAGCCGCAGGTCGTCGTCGACTGGGCGATGCGCTATGGCCAGCCCTCGATCGCGTCGCGCATCGAGGCGCTGCAGAAGGCCGGATGCGAGCGGATTCTCGTTTTCCCGCTCTATCCGCAATATGCCGCAGCCACCACCGCCACCGTCAACGACAAGGCCTTCGAGGCCCTGCTCAAGATGCGCTGGCAGCCGGCGCTCAGAACCGTGCCGCCCTATCACGACGACCCGGTCTATATCGATGCCCTGGCCACCTCGATAAACAAACATCTCGCGACTCTCGATTGGGAGCCGGAACTCGTGCTCGCCTCCTTCCACGGCATCCCGAAGAGTTATTTCGAAAAAGGCGACCCCTATTATTGCCAATGCCAGAAGACTGCGCGGCTGCTCCGCGAAAAACTCGGCTGGCCGCAGGACAGACTTCAAGTCACCTTCCAGTCGCGCTTCGGCCCGGAAGAGTGGCTGCAGCCCTATACGGACGCCACCGTGGAAAGACTGGCCAAGGAAGGCGTGAAGCGGATCGCCGTCATCAATCCGGGCTTCGTTTCCGACTGTCTGGAGACGCTCGAAGAGATCGCCGGCCAGGCCGCCGAGAGCTTCCACCATAACGGCGGCGAGAAATTCGCCCATATACCTTGCCTGAACGACAGTCCCGAAGGCATGGCCGTGCTCAACCATGTGGTGCGCCGCGAGCTTGAGGGCTGGCTGTAA
- a CDS encoding outer membrane beta-barrel protein, protein MVPNISRSMMAGALRVKPPAWLLAGCAFLACAPASAQSLGNPPPASATVAIPAGQPLPTTIDPQSTGAVAGTDLSPALDEDFNRLNRREETIDGLRRRIDPDDGQAPGIRIGTFVLKPALSETFNHERQKNGGSSQSRSFMETGLKGSLTSDWSRHQLSVTGEGVIQDNISGEGQEEPRADIDAELRLDLGAQTIARLRAGYSFEREDANDPNAIANADSQSGVDSYRLGAAVERDLGLIRGSLGVDFERRTYGDVELDNGTTLSQEDRDRNLGTLTGRIGYELSPALIPFLEASVGKSIYDLRRDTFGFERSYESYAGRAGMEVDLGEKLNGELALGYETFRFDDARLADLSGLSLDGRVNWSPHRGTDVLFGVLTYVDPSTTPGEAGSINYELTNVVTHQLRSTLVGRLSNSLTLRDFPSDATASDETTWRTGAGLTWDMSRYLALTGDVSYERTDRDEGTSTDTTRVGLGLTLRR, encoded by the coding sequence ATGGTGCCCAATATCTCACGCTCGATGATGGCGGGCGCCTTGCGTGTGAAGCCGCCGGCATGGCTGCTGGCGGGCTGCGCTTTTCTCGCCTGTGCGCCGGCGAGCGCGCAAAGCCTCGGCAATCCACCGCCCGCGAGCGCCACCGTCGCCATCCCTGCAGGTCAACCGCTTCCCACCACGATCGACCCGCAGTCGACCGGCGCCGTTGCCGGCACCGACCTTTCGCCGGCTCTGGACGAGGACTTCAACCGCCTGAACCGGCGCGAGGAGACGATCGACGGGCTGCGCAGGCGGATCGATCCCGATGACGGCCAGGCACCCGGCATTCGCATCGGCACCTTCGTTCTGAAGCCGGCGCTCAGCGAGACCTTCAACCACGAACGGCAGAAGAACGGCGGCAGCAGCCAGAGCCGGAGCTTCATGGAGACCGGGCTCAAGGGTTCGCTCACTTCCGACTGGTCCCGCCATCAGCTCAGCGTGACCGGCGAAGGCGTGATCCAGGACAACATATCCGGCGAAGGCCAGGAGGAGCCGCGCGCCGACATCGACGCAGAACTGCGCCTCGACCTCGGCGCGCAGACCATTGCGCGGCTGAGGGCAGGCTACAGTTTCGAACGCGAAGATGCGAACGACCCGAATGCCATCGCCAATGCGGACAGCCAATCCGGCGTCGACAGCTATCGGCTGGGCGCCGCGGTCGAGCGCGACCTCGGTCTCATTCGCGGCTCGCTCGGCGTGGATTTCGAGCGCCGCACCTATGGCGATGTCGAGCTCGACAATGGGACGACGCTCTCGCAGGAGGACCGCGACCGCAATCTCGGCACGCTCACCGGGCGGATCGGCTACGAGCTTTCGCCGGCCCTCATCCCCTTCCTCGAGGCCTCCGTCGGCAAATCGATCTATGATCTGCGTCGGGATACGTTCGGCTTCGAGCGCTCCTATGAGAGCTATGCGGGCCGCGCCGGCATGGAGGTCGATCTCGGCGAGAAGCTCAACGGAGAACTGGCGCTCGGTTACGAGACCTTCCGCTTCGACGATGCACGGCTCGCAGACCTGAGCGGGCTCTCGCTCGACGGCCGCGTCAACTGGTCGCCGCACCGCGGCACCGACGTCCTTTTCGGCGTGCTGACCTATGTCGATCCGTCGACCACTCCGGGCGAGGCTGGATCGATCAACTACGAACTGACGAACGTGGTCACGCATCAGTTGCGTTCGACCCTCGTCGGCCGGCTTTCGAACAGTCTCACCCTGCGCGATTTTCCTTCCGACGCCACCGCATCCGACGAGACCACCTGGCGAACCGGCGCCGGGCTCACCTGGGACATGAGCCGCTATCTCGCGCTCACCGGAGACGTGAGCTACGAGCGCACGGACAGGGACGAAGGCACCTCGACCGATACCACGCGGGTTGGCCTCGGCCTGACGCTGCGACGCTGA
- the omp10 gene encoding outer membrane lipoprotein Omp10, whose product MKPFAILTLLATAAALASCQSQPRELRPMSSAPQATGVEGSWVDPNGIVSTFAGGTFSTRTTDTNQLLASGNYVNVSPTLVEINMTSLVRNTQSKVNCALATPAQLNCTTDSGAQFSLARRG is encoded by the coding sequence ATGAAGCCATTCGCCATCCTCACCCTCCTGGCAACTGCCGCCGCGCTGGCATCCTGTCAGTCCCAGCCTCGGGAACTCCGGCCAATGTCTTCGGCGCCGCAGGCGACGGGTGTCGAGGGTTCCTGGGTCGATCCGAACGGCATCGTCTCCACTTTCGCAGGCGGCACCTTCTCGACGCGCACGACCGACACGAACCAGCTTCTCGCCTCCGGCAACTATGTAAACGTCAGCCCGACGCTGGTGGAAATCAACATGACGTCGCTGGTGCGCAACACCCAGTCCAAGGTCAACTGTGCGCTGGCAACGCCGGCGCAGCTGAACTGTACGACTGACTCCGGCGCACAGTTCTCGCTGGCGCGCCGCGGCTGA
- a CDS encoding SPFH domain-containing protein encodes MGGMDIAVVAFVVVVILVLFAGIKTVPQGYRYTVERFGRYTRTMEPGLNLIVPFIDRIGSKLSVMEQVLDVPTQEVITKDNASVSADAVAFYQVLNAAQAAYQVANLENALLNLTMTNIRSVMGSMDLDELLSNRDTINDRLLHVVDEAANPWGIKITRIEIKDIAPPKDLVDAMARQMKAEREKRAQVLEAEGSRNAQILRAEGAKQSAILQAEGQREAAYREAEARERLAEAEAKATRMVSEAIAAGDVQAINYFVAQKYTEALAAIGTANNQKIVLMPMEASSLIGSLGGIGAIAKEVFGEGTASSPRQRQSTPRTGPSVPSETP; translated from the coding sequence ATGGGCGGTATGGATATCGCAGTCGTCGCATTCGTCGTTGTCGTGATCCTCGTGCTCTTTGCCGGGATCAAGACGGTGCCGCAGGGCTACCGATATACGGTCGAACGTTTCGGCCGTTACACGAGGACGATGGAGCCGGGGCTGAATCTCATCGTCCCCTTCATCGATCGCATCGGTTCCAAGCTGAGCGTGATGGAGCAGGTGCTCGACGTTCCGACGCAGGAGGTCATCACCAAGGACAATGCGAGCGTCTCCGCGGATGCGGTCGCCTTTTACCAGGTATTGAACGCCGCACAGGCGGCCTACCAGGTCGCCAACCTGGAAAACGCGCTCCTCAACCTGACGATGACCAATATCCGCTCCGTCATGGGTTCGATGGACCTCGACGAACTCCTGTCGAACCGCGACACGATCAACGATCGATTGCTCCACGTCGTAGACGAGGCCGCCAATCCCTGGGGCATCAAGATCACCCGCATCGAGATCAAGGACATCGCGCCGCCGAAAGACCTGGTCGACGCCATGGCCCGGCAGATGAAGGCGGAGCGCGAGAAGCGCGCGCAGGTGCTCGAAGCCGAGGGCTCGAGAAATGCGCAGATCCTGCGTGCCGAAGGCGCGAAGCAATCGGCGATCCTCCAGGCCGAAGGCCAGCGCGAGGCCGCCTATCGCGAGGCGGAGGCGCGCGAGCGCCTGGCCGAGGCGGAGGCCAAGGCGACCCGGATGGTCTCCGAGGCGATCGCCGCCGGCGACGTGCAGGCGATCAACTATTTCGTCGCGCAGAAATACACCGAGGCCCTTGCCGCGATCGGGACGGCGAATAACCAGAAGATCGTCCTGATGCCGATGGAAGCCTCGTCGCTCATCGGATCACTCGGCGGCATAGGCGCGATCGCGAAGGAGGTCTTCGGTGAAGGCACCGCGTCCTCCCCGCGCCAGCGCCAGTCCACGCCCCGAACCGGTCCGTCCGTTCCCTCGGAAACGCCCTGA
- a CDS encoding NfeD family protein, translated as MITRIILELGPWSWWVLGLLLLAAELILPGVFLVWIALAALVTGALSLFFWEAPFWSWQVQFVAFALLSVASVLIGRRFVSSSAESDEPLLNRRGESLVGRTAVLEQPIAEGRGRVRLDDTTWSVEGPDLPVGARVRIVASSGRHLTVEQI; from the coding sequence ATGATCACGCGCATCATCCTCGAACTCGGCCCCTGGAGCTGGTGGGTCCTCGGCCTCCTGCTGCTGGCGGCGGAGCTGATCCTGCCCGGCGTATTCCTCGTGTGGATCGCACTCGCCGCGCTCGTCACCGGGGCCCTCTCGCTTTTCTTCTGGGAGGCGCCGTTCTGGAGCTGGCAGGTGCAGTTCGTCGCCTTCGCCTTGCTTTCGGTCGCCTCCGTCCTTATCGGGCGGCGCTTCGTCTCCTCTTCCGCCGAGAGCGACGAGCCGCTGCTCAACAGGCGCGGCGAAAGCCTGGTCGGACGGACGGCAGTGCTCGAGCAGCCGATCGCGGAAGGCCGCGGACGCGTCCGGCTCGACGACACGACCTGGTCCGTCGAAGGCCCCGACCTTCCGGTCGGCGCACGCGTTCGCATCGTCGCGAGCAGCGGCCGCCACCTGACGGTCGAGCAGATCTGA
- a CDS encoding aminotransferase class IV family protein: protein MTGFSLIETLRYEPEHGFTRLRLHLARLTRSARRLGFTGAAAAESALGRAVSGARAPLRVRLTLDRDGSIDVTTAPFVPLAEGAAWRVRIASTRLDSHDRLLRMKTTRRSRYEAARSEFSAAEADEVILLNEKGEVCEGTITSVFLDDGSGYLKTPPIACGLLAGVLRTELICQRRARVERLAPADLASGRLYIGNSLRGLIRAELTV from the coding sequence ATGACTGGTTTTTCCCTGATCGAGACGCTGCGCTACGAACCGGAGCATGGCTTCACGAGGCTGCGGCTGCATCTGGCGCGGCTGACGCGCTCCGCCAGGCGTCTCGGCTTTACGGGTGCGGCCGCAGCCGAGTCGGCGCTGGGGCGAGCCGTTTCGGGCGCGCGGGCGCCGCTGCGCGTGCGCCTCACGCTCGACCGCGACGGCAGCATCGACGTGACGACGGCACCATTCGTGCCGCTTGCCGAAGGCGCGGCGTGGCGGGTGCGGATCGCCTCGACGCGGCTCGACTCTCACGACCGGCTGCTCCGGATGAAGACCACGCGTCGGAGCCGCTACGAGGCGGCACGCAGCGAATTTTCCGCGGCGGAGGCCGACGAGGTGATCCTGCTCAACGAAAAGGGGGAAGTCTGCGAGGGCACGATAACTTCGGTCTTTCTCGATGACGGCAGCGGTTATTTGAAGACGCCGCCGATCGCCTGCGGCCTTCTCGCCGGTGTTCTGCGCACGGAGCTCATCTGCCAGCGGCGGGCACGGGTCGAGCGGTTGGCTCCCGCCGACCTCGCAAGCGGCCGTCTTTACATCGGCAATTCCCTAAGGGGTCTGATCCGGGCTGAACTCACGGTCTGA
- the galU gene encoding UTP--glucose-1-phosphate uridylyltransferase GalU: MTDKRKVRKAVFPVAGLGTRFLPATKAVPKEMLTVVDKPVIQYVVDEALEAGIEHLIFVTGRSKAVIEDYFDIQVELDQTLRERNKKAEIELLEAMLPKAGTTSFTRQQAPLGLGHAVWCARDLVGNEPFALLLPDMIMKGEKGCLKGMVELYEESGGNVVAVEECAPDQAHKYGIVGVGETVGDGFRITRMVEKPAKGTAPSNFFINGRYILQPEIFPILETQERGAGNEIQLTDGMVKLAEAQPFAAYHFRGDTYDCGAKDGFILANVAFALERGDIRPIVEGPLKTLLQGLK, encoded by the coding sequence ATGACCGACAAGCGCAAAGTCCGCAAAGCCGTTTTCCCCGTTGCAGGTCTCGGGACCCGTTTCCTTCCGGCGACCAAGGCGGTTCCGAAGGAGATGCTGACGGTGGTGGACAAGCCGGTCATCCAATATGTTGTCGATGAGGCGCTCGAAGCCGGCATCGAGCATCTGATTTTCGTGACCGGCCGCAGCAAGGCGGTCATCGAGGACTATTTCGACATCCAGGTCGAATTGGACCAGACGCTGCGCGAGCGCAACAAAAAGGCGGAGATCGAGCTCCTCGAAGCCATGCTGCCGAAGGCCGGCACCACGAGCTTCACCCGCCAGCAGGCACCCCTGGGCCTCGGCCATGCCGTCTGGTGCGCCCGCGATCTCGTCGGCAATGAGCCCTTCGCTCTGCTCCTGCCCGATATGATCATGAAGGGCGAGAAGGGTTGCCTCAAGGGCATGGTCGAGCTCTACGAAGAGTCCGGCGGCAACGTCGTCGCGGTGGAGGAATGCGCGCCCGACCAGGCGCATAAATACGGGATCGTCGGAGTGGGCGAGACGGTCGGCGACGGTTTCAGGATCACCAGGATGGTCGAGAAGCCGGCCAAGGGGACGGCTCCGTCGAACTTCTTCATCAATGGCCGCTACATCCTGCAGCCGGAGATTTTCCCGATCCTGGAAACGCAGGAACGCGGCGCCGGCAACGAGATCCAGCTGACCGACGGCATGGTGAAGCTTGCCGAGGCCCAGCCCTTCGCCGCCTATCACTTCCGCGGCGATACGTATGACTGCGGCGCCAAGGACGGCTTCATCCTGGCGAACGTCGCCTTCGCTCTCGAGCGCGGCGATATCCGCCCCATCGTGGAAGGACCGTTGAAGACGCTCCTGCAGGGTCTTAAGTAA